The Caproicibacterium amylolyticum genome includes the window AGGACTGATAGCATGGCAAATACAATTACGGTATTGAATCGCCTGAAAACAGAACTCAATAACAAAGACTATTATTCAGATGATACTTATTCCATGTATCTGGATGAGAATGGACTTGATTCAGTCACAAATTACGATTGTAATGTTATGAAGAAAGCACTATATCAAACCGTGTATGATATACTGGATTCTCTTGCAAATAACATTGATTTGTTCCGCTCTGTGACAACAGAATTTGCTACCACAAGTGAAGCATACAAATACTTACAGGAACGTCTTAACGATATTAATGCAAAGATTATCAGTATTCCAGATGATACGGCAGAAGAAGAATCCAATATACATTTCCTTTTCCATGATTGAGGGGTGATATAATGTATAATACGGCTTATTCTGCCTTTACTGACGCTCTAAAGCGTGAGGGCAAGGTAATTACTGCCTATTCTGATAATGCGTCCTATAACGTTATATTCAGGCGTAATAACGACTTGAATCAATTAAAGAACCGATTGACAATATTTTATTCTGCCGATTGTGGTATTCACGCGGGACAAATGTTGACCTATGGTAAGAAACATTTTCTTGCCTTGAATCAGGAAACTCCTGAGAATGATGTATATTATAAATCTAATCTGATTGAAACCAATACAACCATTAATATGATAACCAATGCTGGCGAGGTAAATATTCCTGTCTATGCTTATGATATTGCCGATGGATTAGGACAAATTAATAATGTAATGTCAGTGATTAGCGGTAATATGCACATTATTGCAGAGCCAAATTCAATCACAAAATTATTGGAAATTAACAATCAATTTGACTCTTGTGGACGGCATTGGAAGATAAATAATATAATTGACAAGGATAATATTATCAATTTGTATTGTGAAGTTATTGCAACCACACCACATACATATACAGTTACTATTACTGCTAATGATTCCTACCATCATGGAGAATCCGCACAACTGACCGCAGTAGCAAAGCAGGATGATACAGTTATCAATAATATTCCATTTGTATGGACATCCTCTGATACATCTTTGGCAACAGTAGATAATACTGGACTTGTCAATTTCCTTGCAGATGGCAGCGTGACTATAACGGCAACATGGACAAGTCAAAACGTAAGTGGCACAAAAACAATAGCGATAACTGAACCTGATACTTATTCTCTGTCAATTACTGCCGATGATTCTTATACTACAGCAGACACCCCAACATTAATAGCCAATGCACAAAAGAATGGTACAACAGATTCTACAGCCACTATTACATGGACTTCCTCTGATACATCTATTGCAACGATTGACAGCACAGGCAAAGTAACATTCCTTGCGGCAGGTAGTGTCACCTTTACTGCTACATGGGTTGAACAAAATCTTACTGCCACAGTCACCGTTTCAGTGACACAGCCAGTTTCAGCAGGTATTTGTATTATGACACATAATAATGGCACTCATTATTTAAGCACGAATATACTTTCCCTTAAAGAGGGTGGTACTGCTATGCCAATTAATGCTTTATTCCAAGATGGCAGCGGTAACACTCTGACTGGTTTAACTCCTGTATGGACTCTTTCAGATTTAACAGGAATTACAGCGAGTGATATTACTCTAGTAGCACCTGTGAGCGGTTATCCATTGAGATGTACTGTGCAGATTGCAAGGAATACTGCATTAATTAATGCAACGTTTAAATTGCATTGAACTATAGTCAAGTAAGTAGACACAATAATTAGGGAAAACATACTGGAAACAGGAATTAAGCCTGATTCCAGAACAGTTCTTCTTTCTCGTTAGGTGTTAGCATTCGAAGAGAGCCATGAGGCCTTCTTGAGTTATA containing:
- a CDS encoding Ig-like domain-containing protein — encoded protein: MYNTAYSAFTDALKREGKVITAYSDNASYNVIFRRNNDLNQLKNRLTIFYSADCGIHAGQMLTYGKKHFLALNQETPENDVYYKSNLIETNTTINMITNAGEVNIPVYAYDIADGLGQINNVMSVISGNMHIIAEPNSITKLLEINNQFDSCGRHWKINNIIDKDNIINLYCEVIATTPHTYTVTITANDSYHHGESAQLTAVAKQDDTVINNIPFVWTSSDTSLATVDNTGLVNFLADGSVTITATWTSQNVSGTKTIAITEPDTYSLSITADDSYTTADTPTLIANAQKNGTTDSTATITWTSSDTSIATIDSTGKVTFLAAGSVTFTATWVEQNLTATVTVSVTQPVSAGICIMTHNNGTHYLSTNILSLKEGGTAMPINALFQDGSGNTLTGLTPVWTLSDLTGITASDITLVAPVSGYPLRCTVQIARNTALINATFKLH